In Micromonospora purpureochromogenes, a single window of DNA contains:
- a CDS encoding cobyrinate a,c-diamide synthase, which produces MVSPDAPWPLPRLVVAAPASGHGKTTVATGLLAALRRRGLTVSPHKVGPDYIDPGYHALAAGRPGRNLDPWLVGEERIAPLLRHGASVPTPADVAIVEGVMGLHDGAVGRGSYASTAHVARLIDAPVLLVLDTTAQGRSAAALVLGMRAFDPGVRIGGVVLNRVGSPRHETLLRDALAEVGVPVLGAVTRAAEVAAPSRHLGLVPVAERAPESLAVVAALADLVESTVDLDAVLALARTAPPLTVRAWDPASAVGGPAGRDRPVVAVAGGPAFTFSYAETTELLAAAGATVVRFDPLRDPALPAGARAVVVGGGFPEVHVEALAANSALRAELADFDGPIVAECAGLLYLGRSLDGVPMCGRLPHTARMTGRLTLGYREAVAAADSPPHRAGEPVRGHEFHRTATDPGHGDRAAWRWDGGRHGFVDGRVHASYLHTHWAAHPSAARRLVEAAAR; this is translated from the coding sequence GCACGGCAAGACCACCGTGGCCACCGGCCTGCTCGCCGCGCTGCGCCGGCGCGGGCTGACCGTCAGCCCGCACAAGGTCGGCCCCGACTACATCGACCCCGGCTACCACGCCCTCGCCGCCGGCCGGCCCGGCCGCAACCTCGACCCCTGGCTGGTCGGCGAGGAGCGGATCGCCCCGCTGCTGCGGCACGGCGCGAGCGTCCCCACCCCCGCCGACGTGGCGATCGTCGAGGGCGTGATGGGGCTGCACGACGGCGCGGTCGGCCGCGGGTCGTACGCCTCCACCGCGCACGTCGCCCGGCTGATCGACGCGCCCGTGCTGCTGGTCCTCGACACCACCGCGCAGGGCCGTTCGGCCGCCGCGCTGGTGCTCGGCATGCGCGCCTTCGACCCCGGCGTGCGCATCGGCGGGGTGGTGCTCAACCGGGTCGGCTCGCCCCGGCACGAGACCCTGCTGCGCGACGCCCTCGCCGAGGTGGGCGTACCGGTGCTCGGGGCGGTCACCCGGGCCGCCGAGGTGGCCGCCCCGTCGCGGCACCTCGGGCTGGTGCCGGTCGCCGAGCGGGCCCCCGAGTCGCTCGCCGTCGTCGCCGCCCTCGCCGACCTGGTCGAGTCCACCGTGGACCTCGACGCGGTGCTCGCCCTCGCCCGGACCGCCCCGCCGCTGACCGTCCGAGCCTGGGACCCGGCCAGCGCCGTCGGCGGCCCCGCCGGCCGGGACCGGCCGGTCGTCGCGGTGGCCGGCGGACCGGCCTTCACCTTCTCGTACGCCGAGACCACCGAACTGCTCGCCGCGGCAGGCGCCACCGTGGTCCGCTTCGACCCGCTGCGCGACCCGGCCCTGCCCGCCGGCGCCCGCGCCGTCGTCGTCGGCGGCGGCTTCCCCGAGGTGCACGTCGAGGCCCTCGCGGCCAACTCCGCGCTCCGCGCCGAACTGGCCGACTTCGACGGGCCGATCGTCGCCGAGTGCGCCGGCCTGCTCTACCTCGGGCGCTCCCTCGACGGGGTGCCGATGTGCGGGCGGCTGCCGCACACCGCCCGGATGACCGGCAGGCTCACCCTCGGCTACCGGGAGGCCGTCGCGGCCGCCGACTCCCCACCGCACCGGGCCGGCGAGCCGGTACGCGGCCACGAGTTCCACCGCACCGCCACCGACCCCGGCCACGGGGACCGGGCGGCGTGGCGCTGGGACGGCGGCCGGCACGGCTTCGTCGACGGCCGGGTGCACGCCTCCTACCTGCACACCCACTGGGCGGCGCACCCGTCGGCCGCCCGCCGCCTGGTCGAGGCGGCCGCCCGGTGA
- the cobI gene encoding precorrin-2 C(20)-methyltransferase produces MSAPTLTGVGVGPGDPELLTLKAVRVLREADLVVVPVMDRLAADGDAPPGRAETTVLAHVDADRLRRLPFALDDRGGVTARRERAWDAAARAVVAALDGGAASIAFATIGDPNVYSTFGYLAQSVRALRPAVEVRTVPGVTAMQELAARSGVPLCEGREPLTLLPATAGLALVSDALAGPGTVVVYKGWRRHPELVDELRRHDRLPDAVLGRSVGLPGERIGPVDAAADDLPYLSTLLVPARRDRRGGKL; encoded by the coding sequence GTGAGCGCGCCGACGCTGACCGGGGTGGGCGTCGGCCCCGGCGACCCGGAACTGCTCACCCTGAAGGCGGTGCGGGTGCTGCGCGAGGCCGACCTGGTGGTCGTACCGGTGATGGACCGGCTGGCCGCGGACGGCGACGCGCCCCCGGGCCGGGCCGAGACCACCGTGCTCGCGCACGTCGACGCGGACCGGCTGCGCCGGCTGCCGTTCGCCCTGGACGACCGGGGCGGGGTGACCGCCCGCCGGGAGCGGGCCTGGGACGCCGCCGCCCGGGCCGTGGTGGCCGCCCTCGACGGCGGCGCCGCCTCGATCGCCTTCGCCACCATCGGCGACCCGAACGTCTACTCCACCTTCGGCTACCTCGCGCAGAGCGTCCGCGCGCTGCGGCCGGCCGTCGAGGTGCGCACCGTGCCCGGGGTCACCGCCATGCAGGAGCTGGCCGCCCGCAGCGGCGTGCCGCTCTGCGAGGGCCGCGAACCGCTCACCCTGCTGCCGGCCACCGCCGGGCTGGCGCTCGTCTCCGACGCGCTGGCCGGGCCGGGCACCGTCGTCGTCTACAAGGGCTGGCGGCGGCACCCCGAGCTGGTCGACGAACTGCGCCGCCACGACCGGTTGCCGGACGCCGTGCTCGGCCGGTCGGTCGGCCTGCCCGGGGAGCGGATCGGGCCGGTCGACGCCGCCGCCGACGACCTGCCGTACCTGTCGACACTGCTGGTCCCGGCGCGCCGGGACCGCCGGGGAGGAAAACTGTGA
- the cobM gene encoding precorrin-4 C(11)-methyltransferase: protein MTTTGKVWFVGAGPGAADLLTLRAARVIGAADVVIWAASLVHADVLAHARADAEIVDSSQLPIEGVLPLYRRAAAEGLTVARIHSGDPALWGAVQEQLDLCRALDLAVEIVPGVSSFTAVAAIVGRELTIPEVAQSVILTRLEGGKTPMPPGERVRDFARHGTTMALFLSAARSGQAQAELLAGGYPPDTPVVVAYQATWPDELVVRCALADLEATVKEHRLWKHTLFLVGPALAATGTRSHLYHPGHFHTFRRAEPAARAELRRARAAGSGDGPR from the coding sequence GTGACGACCACCGGAAAGGTCTGGTTCGTCGGGGCCGGACCCGGCGCGGCCGACCTGCTCACCCTGCGCGCCGCCCGGGTGATCGGCGCCGCCGACGTGGTGATCTGGGCGGCCAGCCTGGTGCACGCCGACGTCCTCGCCCACGCCCGCGCCGACGCCGAGATCGTCGACTCGTCGCAGCTGCCGATCGAGGGGGTGCTGCCGCTGTACCGCCGCGCCGCCGCCGAGGGGCTGACGGTGGCCCGGATCCACTCCGGCGACCCGGCGCTCTGGGGCGCGGTGCAGGAACAACTCGACCTGTGCCGGGCGCTCGACCTGGCGGTGGAGATCGTGCCCGGGGTGTCGTCGTTCACCGCGGTGGCGGCCATCGTCGGCCGGGAGCTGACCATCCCCGAAGTGGCCCAGTCGGTGATCCTCACCCGCCTCGAAGGCGGCAAGACGCCGATGCCGCCGGGGGAGCGGGTCCGCGACTTCGCCCGGCACGGCACCACGATGGCGCTGTTCCTCTCCGCCGCCCGCTCCGGGCAGGCGCAGGCCGAGCTGCTCGCCGGCGGCTACCCGCCGGACACCCCGGTCGTGGTGGCGTACCAGGCGACCTGGCCGGACGAGCTGGTGGTGCGCTGCGCGCTGGCCGACCTGGAGGCCACCGTCAAGGAGCACCGGCTCTGGAAGCACACCCTCTTCCTGGTCGGCCCCGCGCTCGCCGCCACCGGCACCCGCTCGCACCTCTACCACCCCGGGCACTTCCACACCTTCCGCCGGGCCGAGCCGGCCGCCCGCGCCGAGCTGCGCCGCGCCCGCGCCGCCGGGTCGGGGGACGGCCCCCGGTGA
- a CDS encoding cobalt-precorrin-5B (C(1))-methyltransferase, translating to MTYAEPPLREPDLPRTAKVRPTALRTGWTTGACATAAAKAAVTALVTGVPQPEVEIGLPGGQRVSFPVARCDLTPAPEARAEAVVVKDAGDDPDVTHGAHLTATVGWRAEPGLDLAGGLGVGTVTKPGLGLAVGGPAINETPRRMIGQAVAEVVDLTEVGVRVVISVPGGEVMARKTTNRRLGILGGISILGTTGIVRPFSTASWRASVVQAVHVMAAQGESTVVLCTGGRTERAARELLPELPEVCFVEVGDFTGAAVTAAVGDGMTGVVFVGMAGKLAKLAAGILMTHYTRSKVDLSLLGAVTAEAGGDADLVAAVTAANTGRHAYELWETAGLLGPAGDLLCQRVRQVLLRFAERAVTVDVAMVDFAGSRVVASSGRWAA from the coding sequence GTGACGTACGCCGAGCCGCCGCTGCGCGAGCCGGACCTGCCGCGTACCGCGAAGGTCCGGCCCACCGCGCTGCGTACCGGCTGGACCACCGGCGCCTGCGCGACGGCGGCGGCCAAGGCCGCGGTGACCGCCCTGGTCACCGGCGTGCCGCAGCCGGAGGTGGAGATCGGGTTGCCCGGCGGCCAGCGGGTCAGCTTCCCGGTCGCCCGGTGCGACCTCACCCCGGCCCCCGAGGCGCGCGCCGAGGCGGTGGTGGTCAAGGACGCCGGCGACGACCCGGACGTCACCCACGGCGCGCACCTCACCGCCACCGTCGGTTGGCGCGCCGAGCCCGGCCTGGACCTCGCCGGCGGCCTCGGCGTCGGCACCGTCACCAAGCCCGGGCTCGGCCTCGCCGTCGGCGGCCCGGCGATCAACGAGACGCCGCGCCGGATGATCGGCCAGGCCGTGGCCGAGGTGGTCGACCTCACCGAGGTGGGCGTCCGGGTGGTGATCAGCGTGCCGGGCGGTGAGGTGATGGCCCGCAAGACCACCAATCGGCGGCTCGGCATCCTCGGCGGCATCTCGATCCTCGGCACCACCGGGATCGTCCGGCCCTTCTCCACCGCCTCGTGGCGGGCCAGCGTGGTGCAGGCGGTGCACGTGATGGCCGCCCAGGGCGAGTCCACCGTGGTGCTCTGCACCGGCGGGCGGACCGAGCGCGCCGCCCGGGAACTGCTGCCGGAGCTGCCGGAGGTGTGCTTCGTCGAGGTCGGCGACTTCACCGGCGCCGCGGTCACCGCCGCCGTCGGCGACGGGATGACCGGGGTGGTCTTCGTCGGGATGGCCGGCAAGCTGGCCAAGCTCGCCGCCGGCATCCTGATGACCCACTACACCCGCTCCAAGGTGGACCTCTCACTGCTCGGCGCGGTCACCGCCGAGGCCGGCGGCGACGCCGACCTGGTCGCGGCGGTCACCGCGGCGAACACCGGGCGGCACGCGTACGAGCTGTGGGAGACCGCCGGCCTGCTCGGTCCCGCCGGGGACCTGCTCTGTCAGCGGGTCCGCCAGGTGCTGCTCCGCTTCGCCGAGCGGGCGGTCACCGTCGACGTTGCCATGGTCGACTTCGCCGGCTCCCGGGTCGTCGCCTCTTCGGGCCGGTGGGCGGCGTGA
- the cbiE gene encoding precorrin-6y C5,15-methyltransferase (decarboxylating) subunit CbiE, whose product MTATPSRNGDPVTQGGGRPRQSTGDRDDSQSYSCLTGIPLTEDLSAGAAVTVVGIDAAGRPAHPGLAEALAAAELVVGAARHLAAVPVPPGCPTVTLGPLTPALDRLRSAVAAGAHAVVLASGDPGFFGIVRRLRAAGLPLRVLPAVSSVAAAFARAGLPWDGAAVVTAHGRDPRPALNACRALPAVAVLTAPGAGAAELGAGLVGWSRRLVVAEHLGTADERVTWTTPEDAASRPWADPHVLLSLASDRAAGGGTGPMRADNQPAAAPPGGWALPESGYAHRDSMITKAEVRALAVARLRPRLGRLIWDVGAGSGSVGIECALLGAAVIAVERDPQAPVRANAARHGVDVRLVTGHAPEALRGLPDPDAVFVGGGGTDVLTAVAARRPDRVVVTLAALDRVAPAVHLLRAAGYAVEGSQLAAARLADLPGGSLRLAATNPVVVLTGERR is encoded by the coding sequence GTGACCGCCACGCCGTCGCGGAACGGTGACCCGGTCACTCAGGGTGGTGGCCGGCCCCGGCAATCCACCGGCGACCGAGATGACTCCCAGTCATATTCATGCCTGACCGGAATACCGCTCACCGAAGACCTGTCCGCCGGCGCGGCCGTGACCGTGGTGGGGATCGACGCCGCCGGTCGGCCGGCGCACCCCGGGCTGGCCGAGGCGCTCGCCGCGGCCGAGCTGGTGGTCGGGGCGGCCCGGCACCTCGCCGCCGTGCCGGTGCCGCCCGGCTGCCCGACCGTGACCCTCGGGCCGCTCACCCCCGCCCTGGACCGGCTGCGCTCCGCCGTCGCCGCCGGCGCGCACGCCGTCGTGCTGGCCAGCGGCGATCCCGGCTTCTTCGGCATCGTCCGGCGGCTGCGGGCGGCCGGGCTGCCGCTGCGGGTGCTGCCCGCGGTCTCCAGCGTCGCCGCCGCGTTCGCCCGTGCCGGACTGCCCTGGGACGGCGCGGCGGTGGTCACCGCGCACGGGCGCGACCCCCGGCCGGCGCTCAACGCCTGCCGCGCACTGCCCGCCGTCGCGGTGCTCACCGCGCCCGGCGCCGGGGCGGCCGAGCTCGGGGCGGGCCTGGTCGGCTGGTCCCGCCGCCTGGTGGTGGCCGAGCACCTCGGCACGGCCGACGAGCGAGTCACCTGGACCACCCCCGAGGACGCCGCCAGCCGCCCCTGGGCCGACCCGCACGTCCTGCTCAGTCTCGCTTCGGATCGGGCCGCCGGCGGCGGGACTGGCCCGATGCGGGCGGACAACCAGCCGGCCGCCGCGCCGCCCGGCGGCTGGGCGCTGCCCGAGTCCGGGTACGCCCACCGCGACTCGATGATCACCAAGGCGGAGGTACGCGCCCTCGCGGTGGCCCGGCTGCGCCCCCGGCTCGGCCGGCTGATCTGGGACGTGGGCGCCGGCAGCGGCTCGGTGGGCATCGAGTGCGCCCTGCTCGGCGCGGCCGTGATCGCGGTGGAACGCGACCCGCAGGCGCCGGTGCGGGCCAACGCCGCCCGGCACGGCGTCGACGTCCGGCTGGTGACCGGTCACGCCCCCGAGGCGCTGCGCGGGCTGCCCGACCCGGACGCCGTCTTCGTCGGCGGCGGCGGCACCGACGTGCTGACCGCGGTGGCCGCCCGCCGGCCGGACCGGGTGGTGGTCACCCTCGCGGCGCTGGACCGGGTCGCCCCCGCCGTGCACCTGCTGCGCGCCGCCGGCTACGCGGTCGAGGGCAGCCAGCTCGCCGCCGCCCGCCTCGCCGACCTGCCCGGCGGCTCCCTGCGCCTGGCCGCCACCAACCCGGTGGTCGTGCTGACCGGGGAGCGCCGGTGA
- the cobJ gene encoding precorrin-3B C(17)-methyltransferase, whose protein sequence is MTAGPATGPATVGLVAATAAGRRHARTLAEAWPHAREVPGETVADALRTAWAQCDAVVAFLATGAVVRILAPLLGDKRTDPAVVVVDEAARHAVALLGGHAGGANALAAEVAALLDARPVVTTATDAVGLPGLDTLGWPVEGAVAAVSRAILDGEPVRLDADATWPLPPLPDNVRADAPDGGYRLLVTDRVVPLDGRTAVLRPPSLVAGIGSSRGVAAAEVAGLLRRALAGAGLAEASLRCLASVDLKADEAGIVDTARALGVPLMTWPAAELAAVDVPHPSEVVRAAVGTPSVAEAAALRRGDATLLVPKTASAMATVAVARHAPRGRLAIVGLGPGAPDLRTPRAVAELRRAAVVVGLDQYVAQVRDLLRPGTRVLASGLGAEEERARAAVAEATAGHAVALIGSGDAGVYAMASPALEYADARVDVVGVPGVTAGLAAAALLGAPLGHDHVYLSLSDLHTPWEVIVRRITAAAEADLVALLYNPRSRARDWQLGAALELFAAHRPPDTPVGVVRNASRAGERVHLATLATFDPALVDMYGVVVVGSTQTRLVAGRMVTPRGYRWRR, encoded by the coding sequence GTGACGGCCGGCCCGGCGACCGGCCCCGCCACCGTCGGGCTCGTCGCCGCCACCGCCGCCGGGCGGCGGCACGCCCGGACCCTCGCCGAGGCCTGGCCGCACGCCCGGGAGGTCCCGGGGGAGACGGTCGCCGACGCGCTGCGGACGGCCTGGGCGCAGTGCGACGCGGTGGTGGCGTTCCTCGCCACCGGGGCGGTGGTCCGGATCCTCGCGCCGCTGCTCGGCGACAAGCGCACCGACCCGGCCGTGGTGGTCGTCGATGAGGCCGCCCGGCACGCCGTCGCGCTGCTCGGCGGGCACGCCGGCGGCGCCAACGCCCTCGCTGCCGAGGTGGCCGCGCTGCTCGACGCCCGCCCGGTGGTCACCACCGCCACCGACGCGGTCGGCCTGCCCGGCCTGGACACCCTCGGCTGGCCGGTCGAGGGCGCGGTGGCCGCCGTCTCCCGGGCGATCCTCGACGGCGAGCCGGTCCGCCTCGACGCCGACGCCACCTGGCCGTTGCCGCCGCTGCCGGACAACGTGCGCGCCGACGCGCCGGACGGCGGGTACCGGCTGCTGGTCACCGACCGGGTCGTGCCGCTGGACGGGCGGACCGCCGTGCTGCGCCCGCCGTCCCTGGTCGCCGGGATCGGCTCCAGCCGGGGCGTGGCCGCCGCCGAGGTGGCCGGGCTGCTGCGCCGCGCGCTCGCCGGGGCCGGGCTGGCCGAGGCCAGCCTGCGCTGCCTGGCCAGCGTCGACCTCAAGGCCGACGAGGCGGGCATCGTGGACACCGCCCGCGCGCTCGGCGTACCCCTGATGACCTGGCCGGCGGCGGAGCTGGCCGCCGTCGACGTGCCGCACCCCAGCGAGGTGGTCCGCGCCGCCGTCGGCACGCCCAGCGTCGCGGAGGCCGCGGCGCTGCGCCGCGGCGACGCCACCCTGCTGGTGCCGAAGACCGCCTCGGCGATGGCGACGGTCGCCGTCGCCAGGCACGCCCCGCGCGGTCGGCTGGCGATCGTCGGGCTCGGCCCCGGCGCGCCCGACCTGCGCACCCCGCGGGCGGTGGCCGAGCTCCGCCGGGCCGCCGTGGTCGTCGGCCTCGACCAGTACGTCGCGCAGGTCCGCGACCTGCTGCGGCCGGGCACCCGGGTGCTCGCCAGCGGGCTCGGCGCGGAGGAGGAGCGGGCCCGCGCCGCCGTCGCCGAGGCCACCGCCGGTCACGCGGTCGCGCTGATCGGCTCCGGCGACGCCGGGGTGTACGCGATGGCCAGCCCCGCCCTGGAGTACGCCGACGCCCGCGTCGACGTGGTCGGCGTGCCCGGGGTGACCGCCGGGCTGGCCGCGGCGGCGCTGCTCGGCGCGCCGCTCGGGCACGACCACGTCTACCTGAGCCTGTCCGACCTGCACACCCCGTGGGAGGTCATCGTCCGGCGGATCACCGCCGCCGCCGAGGCCGACCTGGTGGCGCTGCTCTACAACCCGCGCAGCCGGGCCCGGGACTGGCAGCTCGGCGCGGCGCTGGAGCTGTTCGCCGCGCACCGCCCGCCGGACACCCCGGTCGGGGTGGTGCGCAATGCCAGCCGCGCCGGCGAACGGGTCCACCTGGCCACCCTGGCCACCTTCGACCCGGCCCTGGTCGACATGTACGGCGTGGTGGTCGTCGGCAGCACCCAAACCCGGCTGGTCGCCGGCCGGATGGTCACGCCCCGGGGGTACCGGTGGCGGCGGTGA
- a CDS encoding 4Fe-4S binding protein, which produces MAAVTIGACQGCGACLLTCPTHAIRPTPGGLTVRDDRCTGCLECLEICPVDAISATAEPRGDR; this is translated from the coding sequence GTGGCGGCGGTGACCATCGGCGCCTGCCAGGGCTGCGGCGCCTGCCTGCTCACCTGCCCGACGCACGCCATCCGGCCGACGCCCGGCGGCCTCACCGTCCGCGACGACCGCTGCACCGGCTGCCTGGAGTGCCTGGAGATCTGCCCGGTGGACGCCATCAGCGCCACCGCCGAACCACGAGGAGACCGATGA
- a CDS encoding HoxN/HupN/NixA family nickel/cobalt transporter codes for MTSTPTAAPPIGRWSRAERVRLGGIVFAVAALHVAGWSLYLYWNDQPAAAGGLAGAGTLAYALGVRHAFDADHIAAIDDTTRLMLLRGRRAVGVGFFFALGHSAVVLLLSLVIGLASATMTDGGLAGVRQVGAVVAAATATAFLLLVAVLNAAVLAGLAKLWRRLRAGALDESELDLLLLNRGLVHRILGSRARSLVRSSWHMAPIGFLFGLGLETASEVTLLSLSASTAAGGGLPVLALLTLPLLFAAGMSAMDTADSLLMARAYSWAYRHPARRLWYNLATTAMTVLVGALVASVYLASLLVDHLGVTALAGYAALGDHFEQLGYAVVLLFVLAWGGAVVLWKLRGHDRRYGGAAGDHP; via the coding sequence ATGACTTCCACCCCGACCGCCGCCCCGCCCATCGGGCGGTGGAGCCGCGCCGAGCGGGTACGCCTCGGCGGCATCGTGTTCGCCGTCGCCGCCCTGCACGTCGCCGGATGGAGCCTCTACCTGTACTGGAACGACCAGCCCGCGGCGGCCGGCGGGCTGGCCGGGGCGGGCACCCTCGCGTACGCGCTCGGGGTGCGGCACGCCTTCGACGCCGACCACATCGCCGCCATCGACGACACCACCCGGCTGATGCTGCTGCGCGGCCGCCGCGCCGTCGGCGTCGGGTTCTTCTTCGCCCTCGGGCACAGCGCGGTGGTGCTGCTGCTCTCCCTGGTGATCGGGCTCGCCTCGGCCACCATGACCGACGGCGGCCTGGCCGGGGTCCGCCAGGTCGGCGCGGTGGTCGCCGCGGCCACCGCCACCGCGTTCCTGCTGCTGGTGGCGGTGCTCAACGCGGCGGTGCTGGCCGGGCTGGCAAAGCTGTGGCGGCGGCTGCGGGCCGGCGCGCTGGACGAGTCCGAGCTGGACCTGCTGCTGCTCAACCGGGGCCTGGTGCACCGGATCCTCGGCTCGCGGGCCCGGTCGCTGGTGCGCTCCTCCTGGCACATGGCCCCGATCGGCTTCCTCTTCGGCCTGGGCCTGGAGACCGCCAGCGAGGTCACCCTGCTGTCGCTGTCGGCGAGCACCGCCGCCGGCGGCGGCCTGCCGGTGCTGGCCCTGCTCACCCTGCCGCTGCTCTTCGCCGCCGGGATGTCCGCCATGGACACCGCCGACAGCCTGCTGATGGCCCGCGCCTACTCGTGGGCGTACCGGCACCCGGCCCGGCGGCTCTGGTACAACCTGGCCACCACCGCGATGACCGTGCTGGTCGGTGCCCTGGTCGCCAGCGTCTACCTGGCCAGCCTGCTGGTCGACCACCTCGGGGTGACCGCGCTGGCCGGGTACGCCGCGCTGGGCGACCACTTCGAACAGCTCGGCTACGCGGTGGTGCTGCTCTTCGTGCTGGCCTGGGGCGGCGCGGTGGTGCTGTGGAAGCTGCGCGGCCACGACCGGCGCTACGGCGGCGCGGCCGGGGACCACCCGTGA
- a CDS encoding precorrin-8X methylmutase: MTRVVHPIERESYRILRERVDLSHLPPLSRAVTERVVHASADLGYVTELVCDEAALEGGLAALRAGAPIVADVWMVAAGITGAGRDIVCPVAEPAAAELARDTGLTRSAAAVRIALDRVGPGAVWVVGCAPTALAELLTLDAAPALVVGLPVGFVGAAESKAALRAGGLPAVSNVGEKGGSAVAAAALNALLYQEEAT, from the coding sequence GTGACCCGCGTCGTGCACCCCATCGAGCGGGAGTCGTACCGCATCCTGCGGGAGCGGGTCGACCTGAGCCACCTGCCCCCGCTGAGCCGGGCGGTCACCGAGCGGGTGGTGCACGCCAGCGCCGACCTCGGCTACGTCACCGAGCTGGTCTGCGACGAGGCGGCGCTGGAAGGCGGGCTGGCCGCGCTGCGCGCCGGTGCGCCCATCGTGGCCGACGTCTGGATGGTCGCCGCCGGGATCACCGGGGCCGGTCGGGACATCGTCTGCCCGGTCGCCGAGCCGGCCGCCGCCGAACTTGCCCGCGACACCGGCCTGACCCGCTCCGCGGCGGCGGTGCGCATCGCCCTGGACCGGGTCGGGCCGGGCGCCGTCTGGGTGGTCGGCTGCGCGCCGACCGCGTTGGCCGAACTGCTCACCCTCGACGCGGCGCCCGCCCTGGTGGTCGGGCTGCCGGTCGGCTTCGTCGGCGCCGCCGAGAGCAAGGCGGCGCTGCGGGCCGGCGGCCTGCCCGCCGTGTCCAACGTCGGCGAGAAGGGCGGCTCGGCGGTCGCCGCCGCCGCCCTCAACGCCCTGCTGTACCAGGAGGAGGCGACATGA
- the cobA gene encoding uroporphyrinogen-III C-methyltransferase, producing the protein MSALVIVGHGTRSAAGVDQFTALVDRVRRRAAGSVGDVEGGFIELSRPPLTDAVAALAGRGHRSLVALPLVLTAAGHGKGDIPAAMAREQARHPGLTYRYGRPLGPHPLLLTALAERIDAALAGADRAGTWVALIGRGSTDPDANAEVAKVARLLWEGRGYAGVEPGFVSLAEPSVPAVLERLRRLGARRIVVAPYFLFAGVLPDRIVARSTEFAAAHPDLDVRVADLIGDCDALADLVLERHAEALRGDIRMNCDTCAYRVLMPGFADKVGRPQTPHDHPDDPVGGHHHHHHDHHHPQRHEPTLRPGQVAIVGGGPGPDDLITVRGRAMLHAADVVVADRLAPQGLLAGLRPGVLVVDAAKVPRGPSMGQDTINDTLIRHARAGKRVVRLKGGDPYVFGRGHEEVQACAAAGVETVLVPGVSSAVAAPALAGVPVTHRGVAHDVTVVSGHLPPEHPGSLVEWAALGRSRGTLVLLMAVDTIGRIAETLVAQGRAADTPVLMVQDAGHPGQRALPTTLDEVGELAAREGVRPPAVFVVGPVVALAPVAAVAAG; encoded by the coding sequence ATGAGCGCGCTGGTCATCGTCGGGCACGGCACGCGCAGCGCGGCCGGGGTCGACCAGTTCACCGCGCTCGTCGACCGGGTCCGCCGGCGCGCCGCCGGCAGCGTCGGCGACGTCGAGGGCGGCTTCATCGAGCTGTCCCGCCCGCCGCTGACCGACGCGGTCGCCGCGCTGGCCGGCCGGGGGCACCGGTCGCTGGTGGCGCTGCCGCTGGTGCTCACCGCCGCCGGGCACGGCAAGGGCGACATCCCCGCCGCGATGGCCCGCGAGCAGGCCCGCCACCCCGGCCTGACCTACCGCTACGGGCGGCCGCTCGGGCCGCACCCGCTGCTGCTCACCGCCCTGGCCGAGCGGATCGACGCCGCCCTGGCCGGGGCCGACCGGGCCGGCACCTGGGTGGCGCTGATCGGCCGGGGCTCCACCGACCCGGACGCCAACGCCGAGGTGGCGAAGGTGGCCCGGCTGCTCTGGGAGGGGCGCGGCTACGCCGGGGTCGAACCCGGTTTCGTCTCCCTGGCCGAGCCGTCCGTGCCGGCGGTGCTGGAGCGGCTGCGCCGGCTCGGCGCCCGGCGGATCGTGGTCGCCCCGTACTTCCTCTTCGCCGGGGTGCTGCCGGACCGGATCGTCGCCCGGTCGACCGAGTTCGCCGCCGCCCACCCCGACCTGGACGTGCGGGTGGCCGACCTGATCGGCGACTGCGACGCGCTGGCCGACCTGGTGCTGGAACGGCACGCCGAGGCGCTGCGCGGGGACATCCGGATGAACTGCGACACCTGCGCGTACCGGGTGCTGATGCCGGGCTTCGCCGACAAGGTGGGCCGGCCGCAGACCCCGCACGACCACCCCGACGACCCGGTGGGCGGCCACCATCACCACCACCACGACCACCACCATCCTCAGCGGCACGAGCCCACGCTGCGCCCGGGGCAGGTGGCCATCGTGGGCGGCGGCCCCGGCCCCGACGACCTGATCACCGTACGGGGGAGGGCGATGCTGCACGCCGCGGACGTGGTGGTGGCCGACCGGCTCGCCCCGCAGGGCCTGCTCGCCGGGCTGCGCCCGGGCGTGCTGGTGGTCGACGCGGCGAAGGTGCCCCGGGGACCGTCGATGGGGCAGGACACCATCAACGACACCCTGATCCGCCACGCCCGCGCCGGCAAGCGGGTGGTCCGGCTCAAGGGCGGCGACCCGTACGTCTTCGGGCGCGGCCACGAGGAGGTTCAGGCCTGCGCCGCCGCCGGGGTCGAGACGGTGCTGGTCCCCGGGGTGAGCAGCGCCGTCGCCGCGCCCGCCCTGGCCGGCGTGCCGGTCACCCACCGGGGTGTCGCGCACGACGTCACCGTCGTCTCCGGACACCTGCCGCCGGAGCATCCCGGGTCGCTGGTGGAGTGGGCGGCGCTGGGCCGGTCCCGGGGGACGCTGGTGCTGCTGATGGCGGTCGACACCATCGGCCGGATCGCCGAGACGCTGGTGGCCCAGGGCCGCGCGGCGGACACCCCGGTGCTGATGGTGCAGGACGCCGGGCACCCCGGGCAGCGGGCCCTGCCGACCACGCTGGACGAGGTGGGCGAGCTGGCCGCCCGGGAGGGCGTCCGGCCGCCGGCGGTCTTCGTGGTCGGGCCGGTGGTGGCCCTCGCCCCGGTCGCGGCGGTCGCGGCGGGCTGA